The Bacillus sp. Y1 genome includes the window GTTCTACATGGAGGAACAGGTGTATCTGATGAAGATATGAGGAAATGCGTGTCTCAGGGAATGAAAAAAGTGAATGTGGGAACTGAACTGAATAAATCGTATATTGAAGAAGTAAACAAAACCTTCCCATCCGCCACACCATTAACCTCGCTGCGCACCTTGCTAAAGCCAGCCAATCAGAAGATTAAAGAAATTGTAGTGAAAAAATCGACATTGTTTCAAATATAATAGTTGGGATCAGTCCTAGATAATAGGGCTGATCTTTTTCTCTTGTTAGGAACGCAAGTAATGGAGCAAAATAGCAAATAAATCATAATAATCGCTAGAAAAACTTGAAAATCGCAAAAATATTATTAGAATAGCAAATATATTTCTTGAATAGCAAATAAATCTCCAAAACCGCAAGTATTTCAATTAATCGCAAATATTTTATCAAAAACTCTCAATTATCGAATAGCTTTTGATAGATAAATTCATATTTTTCATCAAAATTTATCCGAATCCCTATTAAATTAACACGATAAACGTAACATTTTTCACAGAATACAACAAACATTTCCTTTACAGTAAATAAAAATCAGAACAGTTTGAAAAAAGGAAATATAAAGGAGGAATTCTGATGAAAAGGACGCATTTACCATTGGTATATTCATGCTCAGGCTGTTCTTCAGCCGCACAAACCGCAAATTTAATCGCAATCAAAATGGATCGGGAGGACATTGCCGAAATGTCATGCATTGCCGGTGTAGGGGGAGATGTAAAACCACTCGTAAAAACGGCAAAATCAGGCAGGGAAATCATCGCCATTGATGGCTGTCCGTTGGCATGTACAAAAAACTGCCTCGCAAGGCACGGTGTTCAGCCAACCCATCATTTTGACCTTTCCAATTTTAATGTGGTAAAGAAAAATGGGGAAGACCCAGACTTAGATGTGTTTATGACGACGTATGAGAGAATAGTAGAGCTCATTTAATCAATAAAGGGTATGTTCACCTTGAACATATCCTTTTTTTCTAGATTGATAAACGAGCACTTCCACTGAAGACCCAAACTTGATCTCACCACAAAAAAAGTAACGATACCTTCTATCACTATGTTGTAACCGCATACAAAATCTTAATAAATAAAACCCCAAAATTATTATATATTTCAACGACCGAAACAATTTACTTTAGTAATGCAATGTTATAGAATGGTAAAGTTACAAACTTAGGAAATT containing:
- a CDS encoding putative zinc-binding protein, which codes for MKRTHLPLVYSCSGCSSAAQTANLIAIKMDREDIAEMSCIAGVGGDVKPLVKTAKSGREIIAIDGCPLACTKNCLARHGVQPTHHFDLSNFNVVKKNGEDPDLDVFMTTYERIVELI